From the genome of Ignavibacteriales bacterium, one region includes:
- the add gene encoding adenosine deaminase codes for MGGQIIPEVIRKMPKVEIHLHLEGAFTFEFLFGLIQKYGGDKEIKNLQDLRNKFVFKDFAHFIETWFWKNKYFKTAEDFEESTYQTIKNLSHQNVIYAEVFFSPWDFASSGLKLEAIAEATISGIKRAEKDFPIKCNLIADIVRDHGAETSLQRLNQITPFLGKGIVGIGLGGNEKAFPPILFKDVFLEAKNRGFRTTVHAGEAAGPESIWSALLDLKAERIGHGVRAEEDPKLIDYIIENQVPLEMCITSNLQTKVVPSLKDHPFDALFRSGAKVTLNSDDPPMFGADITDELFLLYNKLNYSLEDLLLLTKNAVEVSFLSNSEKQKYYLAIDDYSATLK; via the coding sequence ATGGGTGGTCAAATAATTCCCGAAGTGATTCGGAAAATGCCGAAAGTGGAAATTCATCTTCATCTTGAAGGTGCGTTCACTTTTGAATTTCTCTTTGGATTAATACAAAAATACGGCGGCGACAAGGAGATTAAAAATCTTCAAGATCTACGCAATAAATTTGTCTTCAAAGATTTTGCGCATTTTATCGAAACATGGTTTTGGAAAAACAAATATTTCAAGACTGCGGAAGATTTTGAAGAATCGACATATCAAACAATAAAAAACCTTTCTCATCAGAATGTAATTTATGCTGAAGTATTTTTCTCGCCCTGGGATTTTGCATCAAGCGGATTAAAACTCGAAGCTATAGCAGAAGCTACTATCTCTGGAATAAAAAGAGCGGAGAAAGATTTTCCAATTAAATGCAACTTAATCGCGGATATTGTTCGTGATCACGGTGCAGAAACTTCCTTACAAAGATTGAATCAAATTACTCCATTCCTAGGAAAGGGAATAGTTGGGATTGGATTGGGAGGAAATGAAAAAGCATTTCCCCCAATCCTTTTTAAGGATGTATTCCTGGAAGCGAAAAATAGAGGATTTAGAACAACTGTTCACGCAGGAGAAGCAGCTGGACCAGAATCTATATGGTCTGCTCTACTGGATCTAAAGGCGGAGAGGATTGGTCACGGTGTACGTGCTGAAGAAGATCCAAAGTTAATAGACTATATTATTGAGAACCAGGTTCCGCTAGAAATGTGTATCACTAGCAATCTCCAGACAAAAGTAGTTCCTTCATTGAAAGATCATCCGTTCGATGCGCTCTTTCGGAGCGGGGCAAAAGTTACACTGAACTCGGATGATCCGCCGATGTTCGGTGCAGATATTACCGACGAATTATTTCTTCTTTATAATAAATTAAATTATTCACTCGAGGATTTATTACTTCTAACGAAAAATGCTGTTGAAGTAAGTTTTCTTTCAAATTCAGAAAAGCAAAAATACTATCTCGCAATTGATGATTATTCAGCAACTCTGAAGTGA
- a CDS encoding adenosylhomocysteinase — MENDFIVRDINLAPKGQMQIDWVSNFMPVLDGLYEKLKTTGVFKNKKIALCIHLEAKTAYLALIIKKLGAEVWVTSSNSLSAKDEVAAALAKNGIHVYAKHAATSEEYWSFLESILKNKMDVTVDDGGDICEYLHEHPEYAENIRGICEETTTGVNRLKELEKAGKLKYPAIAINDAKSKHLFDNRFGTGQSTWTAITHLTNMNVAGKIVVVAGYGWVGKGVAERADGMGAEVIVTEIDPWKALEARMDGHRVMMMADAAPLGDFFVTTTGFSSIIRMEHILKMKNGAFLSNAGHFDFEIDIPALKKSAVSHSVVRDEVEEYALDNGKKVYVLARGGIINIAGGLGHPADIMDMSFSVQLGCLNYFLSSGKLEPKLYKVPDEIDRMVTEEKLKAEGITIDK; from the coding sequence ATGGAAAACGATTTTATTGTCAGAGATATTAACTTAGCTCCAAAAGGACAAATGCAAATTGATTGGGTTTCCAACTTTATGCCTGTACTGGATGGTCTATATGAGAAGTTAAAAACAACCGGGGTATTTAAAAATAAAAAAATTGCACTCTGCATTCACTTGGAAGCAAAGACTGCCTATCTCGCGTTAATAATTAAAAAGCTTGGTGCCGAAGTTTGGGTAACAAGCAGCAACTCGCTTTCGGCAAAGGATGAAGTGGCAGCGGCTCTTGCAAAAAATGGTATTCATGTCTATGCAAAACACGCAGCTACTTCTGAGGAATATTGGTCATTTCTCGAATCGATCTTGAAAAATAAAATGGATGTAACGGTTGATGACGGTGGCGACATTTGCGAGTATTTGCATGAGCATCCGGAATATGCTGAAAATATCAGAGGTATCTGTGAAGAAACAACAACAGGTGTAAACCGACTTAAAGAATTAGAAAAAGCAGGCAAACTAAAATATCCGGCAATTGCTATAAACGATGCAAAATCCAAACACCTTTTTGATAATCGTTTCGGTACCGGTCAATCAACCTGGACAGCAATCACACATTTGACCAACATGAATGTTGCGGGAAAAATAGTTGTGGTTGCGGGATATGGATGGGTTGGTAAAGGAGTTGCTGAACGTGCCGATGGAATGGGTGCTGAAGTAATCGTGACTGAGATTGATCCTTGGAAAGCACTTGAGGCAAGAATGGATGGTCACCGTGTTATGATGATGGCTGATGCGGCTCCTCTTGGAGATTTTTTTGTAACTACAACCGGATTCAGCAGTATCATCCGGATGGAACATATTTTGAAAATGAAAAATGGTGCATTCCTATCCAACGCTGGCCATTTCGATTTTGAAATAGATATTCCGGCGTTAAAAAAATCTGCGGTATCACACTCTGTTGTACGAGATGAAGTTGAAGAATATGCTCTTGATAACGGGAAGAAAGTTTACGTTCTCGCAAGAGGAGGAATTATTAATATCGCAGGAGGATTGGGACATCCGGCAGATATTATGGATATGTCATTCTCCGTTCAACTTGGTTGTTTAAATTATTTTCTTTCATCAGGTAAACTTGAACCGAAATTATATAAGGTCCCGGATGAAATTGACCGTATGGTTACTGAAGAAAAATTGAAAGCAGAAGGAATCACCATAGACAAATAA
- a CDS encoding TonB-dependent receptor, whose protein sequence is MKASVIKIVILFLSILVCNQSLAQNKNSISGTVKDEKTGEELLGANVYLKGTHIGSSANEYGIYSIAQVPTGKFTLVCSMLNYVKQEREITVGDNANLKIDFLLKNDEMTFSEVVVTATRNEALVTSISVATEVLTTAKLAESNAKNVGEALSSIGGSLIKSYGALGSLQSISLRGSTDSQVLVLVDGQRLNNAQQASVDMSTIPIDLIDRIEVVKGGHAALYGSDAVGGVINIITKSMAKKNLLSYNANGTFGTYNTRVYNASVGQGIGNFDYFASYNRTQSDGNFEYTNLKGIKTNLVNADTKSDNIFLKTGYTFFDHSRLSAFHKYRESDNGSPGTTDYPNLTARSKIVNNHSSITYEGLTFGPVAFTLNTYMMRNEYRYINPEAWGGQEESIYNSNALGALIQVFTDLNEFGLLSYGYEFRQDDLQSKRLVAENEVPFIGNHLRNVHSFYFQNDWKYSLDQAWNLIIVPAVRLDNYPEAGIGSQLSPKVGITLSHNEEWRGSIRGNIGRVFRAPTYNDLYWPEDSWTVGNPNLKPEKGITYDFGFIAQFVSAGSWSIEATYFASKLEDLILWASTTAKWTPTNVANASITGLESKVTWRGFENLIKIQASYTNMSAKDDSKNLSTSGKYLIYRPKDKFDLLLNLNYGIASLNIFYDFVGKRFHDAANKIEMDSYSLINANIGVTPNLFGVNVNLRLEANNLGDKELQFTKGSPVPGREIRFSIGIGGSITSLN, encoded by the coding sequence ATGAAAGCCTCAGTAATAAAAATTGTAATATTATTTTTATCCATTCTTGTTTGTAATCAGTCACTTGCGCAGAATAAAAATTCAATTTCCGGGACCGTTAAAGATGAGAAGACCGGCGAAGAATTGCTAGGAGCAAATGTTTATTTGAAAGGAACACATATCGGCAGTTCCGCAAATGAATACGGTATCTACTCAATAGCACAAGTTCCAACCGGTAAATTTACTTTGGTATGCAGTATGTTGAATTATGTCAAACAAGAACGCGAAATAACAGTTGGTGATAATGCGAATCTTAAAATCGATTTTTTACTGAAGAATGATGAAATGACTTTTTCCGAAGTTGTAGTGACAGCTACACGTAACGAGGCGCTTGTAACTTCTATTTCCGTTGCAACAGAAGTGTTAACAACTGCGAAACTTGCCGAGTCGAATGCTAAAAATGTAGGAGAAGCTCTTTCATCTATCGGAGGATCGCTGATTAAATCTTACGGAGCTTTAGGTTCACTTCAATCAATCTCGTTGCGGGGTTCAACCGATTCTCAAGTTTTAGTTCTTGTAGACGGTCAACGTTTGAACAATGCTCAGCAAGCTTCCGTAGATATGAGTACGATCCCGATCGATTTAATTGATAGAATTGAAGTTGTTAAAGGCGGTCATGCAGCACTTTATGGAAGTGATGCCGTAGGTGGTGTAATTAATATCATTACAAAATCAATGGCGAAAAAAAATCTTCTCAGCTACAACGCAAATGGCACATTCGGTACATACAACACCCGTGTTTATAATGCCTCGGTTGGTCAAGGAATTGGAAATTTCGATTACTTTGCTTCTTATAATAGAACTCAATCCGATGGTAATTTTGAATACACAAATCTGAAAGGGATTAAAACAAATCTTGTTAATGCGGATACAAAATCAGATAACATTTTTTTGAAAACCGGTTACACATTCTTTGATCATTCCCGTTTATCGGCATTTCATAAATATCGGGAATCTGATAACGGTTCACCAGGTACAACTGATTACCCGAATTTAACAGCAAGAAGTAAAATTGTAAACAATCATTCGAGTATCACTTACGAAGGATTAACTTTTGGTCCGGTTGCATTTACTCTAAATACCTACATGATGAGAAATGAATACCGTTATATAAATCCGGAAGCCTGGGGAGGGCAAGAGGAAAGCATTTACAACAGCAACGCACTCGGTGCGTTAATTCAAGTATTTACAGATCTGAACGAATTCGGTTTGCTTTCTTACGGTTATGAATTTAGGCAAGATGATCTTCAAAGCAAAAGATTAGTTGCAGAGAATGAGGTACCGTTCATTGGAAATCATCTTCGTAATGTACATAGCTTTTATTTTCAAAACGATTGGAAATATAGTTTAGATCAAGCCTGGAATTTAATAATTGTACCCGCTGTACGTCTGGATAATTATCCGGAAGCCGGCATCGGATCTCAGTTATCTCCTAAAGTCGGAATTACGTTAAGTCATAATGAAGAATGGCGTGGATCAATCAGAGGAAATATTGGCAGAGTATTCAGAGCACCAACTTATAATGATCTTTACTGGCCGGAAGATTCCTGGACTGTTGGTAATCCAAACTTAAAACCGGAGAAAGGTATTACATACGATTTTGGATTTATTGCACAATTTGTTTCTGCAGGTAGCTGGAGTATTGAAGCAACTTATTTTGCAAGTAAACTTGAGGATTTAATTTTGTGGGCTTCTACAACCGCTAAATGGACTCCGACAAATGTTGCAAACGCCAGCATTACCGGTCTGGAATCGAAAGTTACATGGCGGGGATTTGAAAATCTTATAAAAATTCAAGCATCGTATACAAATATGAGCGCTAAGGATGATAGTAAAAATCTTTCAACTTCCGGAAAATATTTAATCTATCGACCGAAAGATAAATTTGATCTCTTGCTCAATCTGAATTATGGAATCGCTTCATTAAATATTTTCTACGATTTTGTAGGAAAACGGTTTCACGATGCGGCTAACAAAATTGAAATGGACAGTTATAGTTTGATCAACGCCAATATTGGTGTCACCCCAAATCTTTTCGGAGTCAATGTTAATTTAAGGTTGGAAGCAAACAATCTTGGAGATAAGGAATTGCAATTTACTAAAGGATCACCTGTACCGGGAAGAGAAATCAGATTTTCAATTGGTATTGGCGGATCTATTACCAGCTTAAATTAA
- a CDS encoding TonB-dependent receptor — MKSKKLFLTFLIMAFVFCGLIFPQETKEESKTNKEVVSAQSLSKETNAEDMGEALKTIPGVYIRSGQINIRDATSNKILILIDGQRMNNAQSGGYDVTTIPIDAIETVEVLRGGNSARYGSDAIGGVVNFITKKAKEESHMDLGLRATFGSFNSQFYNVYTSNSLNNFNYYLSYKRRQSDGDFKYTDFYGLEKTRQNNYSKGDDGLLKLGYKLEDNSNLLFTGQLGQSETGVPGSVKGLKNFASTTPRAVSSTDNSYFNLNYNTKEIFGKADLNANSYYQYSRIKYDDPDTYGGPTHSDSKVNAYGLELTQNNPLSDLINLTYGYSYRHDNANSTSIGDKNRNTHGAHLSANVGFKNVEFYFKNISIIPALRYDAPSDFDKVISPKVSFMLASTDEYGLNIAAHWSKSYRAPTFNDLWWPEDAYTVGNPNVKPEDGTTIELGYGITLPFINTQIRMNYFNSDITNQIIWAPRLSDGKWTPSNVDKSLTSGLESYIGVKFFDSKFKVEVNHTYMDARDKSGKANDGKLLFYRPYHKVDLNTALAIDIFEFNINYQFLSKRFVDAANTASLPDVSRWNLNLSVNPKLFDMKWTARLDFNNIFNKDYRLNDGYPLPGREVRMTIGLSLL, encoded by the coding sequence ATGAAAAGTAAGAAACTATTTCTAACTTTCTTAATAATGGCTTTTGTTTTTTGTGGATTAATATTTCCGCAAGAAACAAAAGAAGAAAGTAAGACAAACAAAGAAGTCGTCTCTGCGCAATCATTATCTAAAGAAACAAATGCAGAAGATATGGGCGAAGCACTTAAAACTATTCCCGGCGTCTATATCCGTTCCGGGCAAATTAATATTAGAGATGCAACTTCTAACAAGATTCTAATTTTAATTGACGGACAAAGAATGAACAACGCTCAAAGCGGCGGATATGATGTTACTACTATCCCGATCGATGCTATTGAGACAGTTGAAGTTTTGAGAGGAGGAAATTCAGCGCGTTATGGTTCCGATGCTATTGGCGGTGTAGTCAATTTCATTACCAAGAAAGCTAAAGAAGAATCTCATATGGACCTTGGATTAAGGGCCACTTTTGGCTCATTTAATTCACAGTTCTATAATGTTTATACTTCTAATTCGCTGAATAATTTTAATTATTATTTATCGTACAAACGTAGACAGAGTGATGGTGATTTCAAGTACACTGATTTCTATGGTTTAGAAAAAACGAGACAAAATAATTATTCCAAGGGAGACGACGGACTTTTAAAACTCGGTTACAAACTTGAAGACAATTCAAATCTTCTTTTTACCGGTCAACTTGGTCAATCTGAAACAGGGGTACCGGGTAGTGTAAAGGGATTGAAAAATTTCGCAAGTACAACTCCGAGAGCGGTTTCCTCGACTGATAATTCTTATTTTAATCTTAATTACAATACAAAAGAGATTTTCGGAAAAGCTGATCTAAATGCAAACAGTTATTATCAATATTCCAGAATCAAGTATGACGATCCCGATACATACGGCGGACCAACACATAGTGATTCAAAAGTAAATGCGTATGGATTGGAATTAACTCAAAATAATCCTTTGAGTGATTTAATTAATCTCACTTACGGTTATTCTTACCGTCATGATAACGCAAATAGTACATCGATTGGCGACAAAAATCGTAATACCCACGGTGCGCATCTTTCTGCAAATGTCGGTTTTAAAAATGTAGAATTTTATTTCAAAAATATTTCTATTATACCTGCACTTCGTTATGATGCCCCTTCGGATTTTGATAAAGTAATTAGCCCAAAAGTTAGTTTCATGTTAGCTAGTACAGACGAGTACGGTTTAAATATTGCCGCACACTGGAGTAAATCATACAGAGCCCCAACTTTTAATGATTTGTGGTGGCCGGAAGATGCTTATACTGTCGGAAATCCAAATGTAAAACCGGAAGACGGAACAACAATTGAATTGGGTTACGGTATTACTCTACCATTCATCAATACACAGATAAGAATGAATTATTTCAATAGCGACATTACAAATCAAATTATCTGGGCTCCAAGATTATCTGATGGTAAATGGACTCCTTCAAATGTTGATAAATCACTTACAAGTGGTCTTGAGTCTTATATAGGCGTGAAATTCTTTGACAGCAAATTTAAAGTTGAAGTTAACCATACCTATATGGATGCACGCGATAAAAGCGGTAAAGCAAACGACGGAAAATTACTTTTCTACCGTCCATACCATAAAGTAGATCTAAACACTGCACTTGCTATTGATATCTTTGAATTTAATATCAATTATCAGTTCCTAAGCAAACGTTTTGTAGACGCGGCTAACACGGCATCTTTACCCGATGTTAGTAGATGGAATCTGAATTTATCTGTTAATCCGAAATTATTTGATATGAAGTGGACGGCAAGGTTAGACTTTAACAATATATTTAATAAAGATTACCGTTTGAACGATGGTTATCCATTGCCGGGCAGAGAAGTAAGAATGACTATTGGATTAAGTCTACTTTAA
- a CDS encoding CehA/McbA family metallohydrolase, whose amino-acid sequence MIAIKTRLSIVLLFTIIFTIISASDLFPQKKEILIPKTSQQIIYGRITDKNGKPLIAQVQAWRYPLTNIVMQFGDKKIEGRTDNLIQMKYSSADGYYSIKVPADTILLIITKGPEWNLVKEKFVIKEKEFNGIEYNASLKKLYDLSKLGWFAGDTHHHSIYSDGHQDPSEIAQAMKSVGLSWGMLTDHNSDTGTKEWLANKTKEFIPISGCEISTEASVTSIENGYGHLNQTFIDKMNAQNISNPNIWARAIFDDSKDVQNMIDLTHQQNGLIAVNHPFQAWDWAGRYKSWGKIKNLDAIEVWNGEPPHSYTYNDWDTAHTNINTMAVHAWFSYLNEGNKISGIAGSDCHDVTGVTSYPKGEHYWTITTGNPRTYAYCGKLSEANIKSAIKNGNLFLTSNFGPLLLFKVNGKYPGEVIKISSDGKIKLNIDVLANQNLLKSEEGLRIIFNGKIIKKFTTDSLYTFRDSTTIILDKDGWIVAEAFGQWPMYSITNPIFIDIPPYGDFIKTKWVDPIEATKWNQFRQKSKIDLLNGPTSWKDTKDSAINIKTKQQHH is encoded by the coding sequence ATGATCGCGATAAAGACCAGACTTAGCATTGTTTTATTGTTTACAATTATTTTTACCATTATTTCAGCTTCTGATTTATTCCCTCAAAAAAAAGAAATACTAATTCCTAAAACCTCTCAACAAATTATTTATGGTAGGATTACAGATAAAAATGGCAAACCGTTAATTGCACAGGTACAGGCATGGCGTTATCCTTTGACAAATATAGTTATGCAGTTCGGAGATAAAAAAATCGAAGGAAGAACCGACAATTTAATTCAAATGAAATATTCTTCTGCAGACGGATATTATTCCATAAAGGTTCCAGCCGATACAATTCTACTTATCATTACTAAAGGTCCTGAATGGAATTTAGTAAAGGAGAAATTCGTAATTAAAGAAAAAGAGTTTAACGGAATCGAATATAATGCTTCTCTAAAAAAATTATACGACTTAAGCAAACTCGGATGGTTCGCAGGGGATACTCATCATCATAGTATTTATAGCGATGGGCACCAGGATCCATCGGAAATTGCACAGGCAATGAAGAGTGTCGGGTTATCATGGGGAATGCTTACTGATCATAATTCCGATACAGGGACAAAAGAATGGCTAGCAAATAAAACGAAAGAATTTATTCCAATATCAGGTTGTGAAATCTCGACAGAAGCTTCTGTTACCTCAATTGAAAACGGTTATGGGCATCTCAACCAGACTTTTATTGATAAGATGAACGCACAAAATATTTCTAATCCAAATATTTGGGCGCGAGCAATTTTTGACGATAGCAAAGATGTTCAGAATATGATTGACCTAACTCATCAGCAAAATGGATTGATCGCGGTTAATCATCCATTTCAAGCATGGGATTGGGCTGGCAGATACAAATCTTGGGGCAAAATAAAAAACTTAGATGCAATTGAGGTCTGGAACGGTGAACCGCCTCATTCATATACATATAACGACTGGGATACTGCACATACGAATATCAACACAATGGCAGTGCATGCGTGGTTCTCATACTTAAATGAAGGAAATAAAATTTCTGGAATTGCGGGTTCAGATTGCCATGATGTAACCGGTGTGACTTCTTATCCCAAAGGAGAACATTATTGGACGATTACGACTGGTAATCCAAGAACATATGCTTACTGTGGAAAACTATCCGAAGCAAATATTAAATCCGCAATTAAAAATGGAAATTTATTTCTTACTTCCAATTTTGGACCGCTTCTTTTATTTAAAGTAAACGGAAAATACCCAGGTGAGGTTATCAAAATTAGCAGTGATGGGAAAATCAAGCTCAACATTGACGTACTAGCAAATCAGAATCTGTTGAAATCGGAAGAAGGTTTAAGAATCATTTTTAACGGAAAAATTATTAAGAAATTTACTACAGATTCTTTGTACACATTCCGTGATAGTACGACAATTATTTTAGACAAGGACGGTTGGATAGTAGCCGAAGCATTCGGGCAATGGCCTATGTATTCTATTACAAACCCAATTTTTATAGATATACCACCATACGGAGATTTTATAAAGACAAAATGGGTAGATCCTATTGAAGCAACAAAGTGGAATCAATTTAGACAAAAATCTAAAATTGATCTTTTAAACGGTCCGACAAGCTGGAAAGACACTAAGGATTCAGCTATTAATATAAAAACTAAACAACAACACCACTAA
- a CDS encoding ADP-ribosylglycohydrolase family protein: protein MKEFLLDKEVIYKKTLGSLLGVAYGDAFGMPTSLWNPEMIHKYFPEGVNELLPAPKGHVIHDGMLAGQVTDDTQQTLLLADLFIEEKKFSRHGVAKKLLDWAKSLNAFETLILGPSSLKALKMIDSGVPVEETGLMGDTNGAAMKIAPVGIVHPGNYDAVISDVAEICIPTHNTNIAIAGASAIACAVAAGMAGKDINGLIDAAMYGAEQGMKLGRQWYGASIIKRTELALKIVRSGKSEIEIWQDLYDYVGAGVAMSESVPTALALVVYYSGNPLKTAYASANMGGDCDTVGAIAGGVAGAFSGSDLFPNEIKDQLSRVNNIDFEKYSERLTEIIVSEKEQLA, encoded by the coding sequence ATGAAAGAGTTTTTGTTAGATAAAGAAGTTATATACAAAAAAACACTCGGCTCATTGCTTGGTGTTGCCTACGGCGACGCATTCGGTATGCCCACTTCTTTGTGGAATCCGGAGATGATCCATAAATATTTTCCAGAAGGAGTTAATGAATTACTACCGGCTCCAAAGGGTCACGTAATTCATGATGGAATGTTGGCTGGACAAGTAACCGATGATACGCAACAGACATTGCTTCTTGCAGATCTGTTCATTGAAGAGAAAAAATTTTCCAGGCATGGTGTTGCAAAAAAATTACTTGATTGGGCTAAAAGTTTAAACGCATTTGAAACATTGATACTCGGACCAAGTTCTTTAAAAGCATTAAAGATGATTGATAGTGGTGTACCAGTTGAAGAAACCGGTCTAATGGGAGATACTAACGGCGCCGCAATGAAAATAGCGCCGGTAGGAATTGTGCACCCAGGAAATTATGATGCTGTAATAAGTGATGTTGCCGAAATCTGCATTCCTACTCACAATACAAATATCGCAATTGCCGGAGCTTCGGCAATTGCATGTGCAGTCGCTGCGGGAATGGCTGGGAAAGATATTAATGGATTAATAGATGCAGCTATGTATGGTGCAGAGCAAGGAATGAAATTAGGAAGACAATGGTATGGGGCTTCCATTATTAAGAGAACTGAATTAGCACTTAAAATTGTCCGTTCCGGGAAATCTGAAATTGAGATCTGGCAGGATTTATATGATTACGTAGGTGCCGGTGTCGCAATGTCTGAATCCGTTCCAACTGCGCTGGCATTGGTTGTTTATTATAGCGGTAATCCGTTGAAGACGGCATACGCTTCCGCTAACATGGGCGGCGACTGCGATACTGTAGGCGCAATTGCAGGAGGAGTAGCTGGCGCATTTTCCGGGTCGGATCTATTTCCAAATGAAATTAAAGATCAACTAAGCAGAGTAAATAATATCGATTTCGAAAAATACTCGGAAAGGTTGACAGAAATAATCGTAAGTGAAAAAGAGCAATTAGCTTAA
- a CDS encoding energy-coupling factor transporter transmembrane component T: MLIEYYPSGSYIHKLDVRTKSLGFLALTLISFSFYSPIINFLLVLLSWYILYVMKTPLSRVKQILKPLIPIFVIMLVITGFTYPSANFHSDQNRKILFTLLPGGSVPFSIGGLLYGLTLVLRIFVMILASTIFTFSTSIEDILQLLKKIKVPHQLAFVIATGIRFIPTMQKKSEMIQEAQRARGAEIGKGGIVKSIKSYIPVLIPMIVDSLRMSDNLAIAMLNRGFGAMKTTTDLHEIRMNGQDYLICIGLILLIFAALWARSLNIGAL; the protein is encoded by the coding sequence ATGTTAATTGAATATTATCCATCGGGAAGTTACATCCATAAATTAGATGTGCGAACGAAATCATTAGGTTTCTTAGCTCTCACTTTAATTTCCTTCAGTTTCTATTCACCTATTATAAATTTTTTATTGGTTCTATTATCTTGGTACATTCTTTATGTAATGAAGACACCTCTTTCAAGAGTTAAACAAATCTTGAAACCACTCATCCCAATTTTCGTAATCATGTTAGTTATCACAGGGTTTACTTATCCATCGGCAAATTTTCATTCCGATCAGAATAGGAAAATTCTTTTTACACTTTTACCCGGCGGCTCTGTACCTTTCTCAATCGGCGGATTATTGTATGGACTGACTCTCGTATTAAGAATTTTTGTGATGATTCTCGCTTCTACAATATTCACTTTCAGCACTTCAATTGAAGATATTCTGCAACTCCTCAAAAAGATAAAAGTACCGCATCAATTAGCTTTCGTGATTGCAACTGGAATTAGATTTATTCCTACAATGCAGAAAAAATCTGAAATGATACAAGAAGCCCAGAGAGCTAGAGGCGCAGAAATTGGCAAAGGTGGAATTGTAAAAAGTATTAAATCATACATACCCGTTCTTATTCCAATGATAGTTGATTCGTTGCGTATGTCGGATAACCTGGCAATCGCAATGTTAAACAGAGGATTTGGTGCAATGAAAACCACTACAGATCTTCATGAAATAAGAATGAACGGGCAAGACTATCTTATCTGCATCGGATTGATTTTACTAATTTTTGCCGCTCTTTGGGCAAGATCACTAAATATAGGAGCTTTATAA